From one Candidatus Nanopelagicales bacterium genomic stretch:
- a CDS encoding TrkA family potassium uptake protein, with protein sequence MRVAVAGAGKVGRSIARELLANGHEVLLIDRDAEKARPGAVDGAETLLADACEITSLDEADLPHCQVVVAATGDDKVNLVVSLLAKTEYGVPRVVARVNHPKNEWMFDESWGVDVAVSTPRMLSALVEEAVTVGDLVRLFTFRQGEANLVELTLPSETDVAGSRVGDIAWPPDVALVAVVRGPRVFAPSADDPIEPGDELLFVCAPDQEPALQELLAPNH encoded by the coding sequence ATGAGGGTCGCCGTCGCCGGTGCGGGCAAGGTCGGGCGCTCGATCGCCCGGGAGCTGCTGGCCAACGGGCACGAGGTCCTGCTCATCGACCGGGACGCCGAGAAGGCGCGGCCGGGGGCCGTCGACGGTGCGGAGACGCTGCTCGCCGACGCCTGCGAGATCACGTCCCTGGACGAGGCGGACCTGCCGCACTGCCAGGTGGTCGTCGCGGCGACCGGCGACGACAAGGTCAACCTGGTGGTGTCCCTGCTGGCCAAGACCGAGTACGGCGTCCCGCGCGTCGTCGCGCGCGTCAACCACCCGAAGAACGAGTGGATGTTCGACGAGTCCTGGGGCGTCGACGTGGCCGTGTCGACCCCGCGGATGCTGTCCGCGCTCGTGGAGGAGGCCGTCACCGTCGGAGACCTGGTGCGGCTGTTCACCTTCCGGCAGGGCGAGGCCAACCTGGTCGAGCTGACCCTGCCGTCGGAGACCGACGTCGCCGGCAGCCGGGTCGGTGACATCGCCTGGCCGCCGGACGTGGCCCTGGTGGCGGTCGTCCGGGGTCCCCGGGTCTTCGCCCCGTCGGCGGACGACCCGATCGAGCCGGGCGACGAGCTGCTGTTCGTGTGCGCGCCGGACCAGGAGCCGGCCCTGCAGGAGCTGCTCGCTCCGAACCACTAG
- the dxs gene encoding 1-deoxy-D-xylulose-5-phosphate synthase — MGLLEDIHDPSDLRRVPEDQLPDLAEEIRSFLVDKVSRTGGHLGPNLGVVELTLALHRVFQSPEDVILWDTGHQAYVHKMLTGRQADFDRLRQRGGLSGYPSRAESPHDVIENSHASTALSYADGVAKAFERRGVLGKRHVVAVIGDGALTGGMAWEALNNIAADDRPLVVVVNDNARSYSPTIGGLAHHLATLRTTRGYERFLLWGKKWLRRTPMVGQPVYETLHGVKKGVKDIVAPQGMFEDLGLKYIGPVDGHDVQALEHALTRAKGYPGPVIVHCMTVKGRGYAPAEQDEADRFHGVGVIDPDTGKPLSSGGPTWTGVFAEELVSLARTRPQVAAITAAMLGPTGLDRFAEVFPERTYDVGIAEQHAATSAAGMAYGGLHPVVAVYATFLNRAFDQVLMDCALHRAGVTFVLDRAGVTGDDGASHNGMWDMSILQVVPGLRIAAPRDAARLREELAEALDVDDAPTVVRFPKGALGPDVPAVRDVDGIDVLLESGSDVLVVSVGALAPLCLEVADRLAHQGIGVTVVDPRWVKPVPSAVVDLARGHRLVVTVEDNGRVGGVGTAVAQALRDAGVDVPVREFGVPPRFLDQGRRADVLAECGLTAQDVSRVVVETVVRLGPEQAVERATDDAGAPSAADDPNG, encoded by the coding sequence GTGGGACTGCTGGAGGACATCCACGACCCGTCCGACCTGCGCCGGGTCCCGGAGGACCAGCTGCCGGACCTGGCCGAGGAGATCCGGTCCTTCCTGGTCGACAAGGTGTCCCGGACCGGCGGCCACCTCGGCCCGAACCTCGGCGTGGTGGAGCTGACGCTGGCGCTGCACCGGGTCTTCCAGTCGCCCGAGGACGTCATCCTCTGGGACACCGGGCACCAGGCCTACGTGCACAAGATGCTCACCGGCCGCCAGGCCGACTTCGACCGGCTGCGGCAGCGGGGCGGGCTGTCGGGCTACCCCAGCCGGGCTGAGAGCCCCCACGACGTCATCGAGAACTCGCACGCCTCCACCGCGCTGTCGTACGCCGACGGGGTGGCCAAGGCCTTCGAACGGCGCGGAGTCCTCGGCAAGCGGCACGTGGTCGCCGTCATCGGCGACGGGGCGCTCACCGGCGGCATGGCCTGGGAGGCGCTGAACAACATCGCCGCGGACGACCGTCCGCTCGTCGTGGTGGTCAATGACAACGCGCGCTCGTACTCGCCGACGATCGGCGGCCTGGCGCACCACCTGGCGACCCTGCGCACCACCCGCGGCTACGAGCGGTTCCTGCTCTGGGGCAAGAAGTGGCTGCGCCGGACTCCGATGGTGGGGCAGCCCGTCTACGAGACCCTGCACGGCGTCAAGAAGGGCGTGAAGGACATCGTCGCGCCGCAGGGGATGTTCGAGGACCTGGGGCTGAAGTACATCGGGCCCGTCGACGGGCACGACGTGCAGGCGCTGGAGCACGCGCTCACCCGCGCCAAGGGCTACCCGGGTCCGGTCATCGTGCACTGCATGACGGTCAAGGGCCGCGGCTACGCGCCCGCCGAGCAGGACGAGGCGGACCGCTTCCACGGCGTCGGCGTCATCGACCCGGATACCGGCAAGCCGCTGTCCTCCGGCGGCCCGACCTGGACCGGGGTCTTCGCCGAGGAGCTGGTGTCGCTGGCGCGGACCCGCCCGCAGGTCGCGGCCATCACCGCGGCGATGCTCGGACCGACCGGGTTGGACCGCTTCGCCGAGGTGTTCCCCGAGCGGACGTACGACGTCGGCATCGCCGAGCAGCACGCGGCGACCAGCGCGGCCGGGATGGCCTACGGCGGGCTGCACCCGGTCGTGGCCGTCTACGCCACGTTCCTCAACCGCGCGTTCGACCAGGTGCTCATGGACTGCGCGCTGCACCGGGCCGGGGTCACGTTCGTCCTCGACCGGGCCGGTGTGACCGGTGATGACGGCGCCAGCCACAACGGCATGTGGGACATGTCGATCCTGCAGGTCGTCCCGGGTCTGCGGATCGCGGCGCCCCGCGACGCCGCCCGGCTGCGCGAGGAGCTGGCCGAGGCGCTGGACGTCGACGACGCCCCGACCGTGGTCCGCTTCCCGAAGGGTGCGCTGGGTCCGGACGTCCCTGCCGTGCGCGACGTCGACGGCATCGACGTGCTGCTCGAGTCCGGCAGCGACGTGCTGGTCGTCTCCGTCGGCGCGCTGGCGCCGCTGTGCCTGGAGGTGGCGGACCGGCTCGCGCACCAGGGGATCGGGGTCACCGTGGTCGACCCCCGCTGGGTCAAGCCGGTCCCGTCCGCAGTGGTCGACCTCGCCCGCGGGCACCGGCTCGTGGTCACCGTGGAGGACAACGGCCGCGTCGGTGGCGTCGGAACCGCTGTGGCCCAGGCACTTCGAGACGCCGGCGTCGACGTACCGGTGCGTGAGTTCGGGGTCCCGCCGCGCTTCCTCGACCAAGGTCGACGGGCTGATGTGCTCGCCGAGTGCGGCCTCACCGCGCAGGACGTGTCCCGCGTCGTCGTGGAGACCGTCGTACGGCTGGGGCCGGAGCAGGCGGTGGAGCGCGCCACGGACGACGCCGGGGCCCCGTCCGCCGCGGACGACCCCAACGGCTGA
- a CDS encoding APC family permease — protein MSLTDAVKRLAFGRALRSDKLHETLLPKRIALPVFASDALSSNAYATQEILLVLSLGGLSLYAFGPWIAGLVILVFFTVVASYRQNVRAYPSGGGDYEVVSVNLGPNWGVFVASALMVDYVLTVAVSISSAVANLGSVFPVINEHNVWWAVLVILVITLMNLRGVRESGVAFAIPTYGFMLSIFLMVGWALTRIAMGQTLRAESADWEVIPEATFAGAALLFLLARAFSSGTTALTGIEAIANGVPAFRKPKSKNAATTLLLLGLISMTMFASITWLALYTGVRVTEFDRDLIGLPEGQAQKTVIVQIAEAVFGDVTVLVLLLSIMTALILALAANTAFNGFPVLGSILARDGYLPRQLHTRGDRLAFSNGILTLSGLAILLVVVYQASVTSLIQLYILGVFVSFTLSQTGMVRHWTRLLRTEKDPKERGRMVRSRLINGFGLVMTASVLVIVLVTKFTRGAWIVVIAMPLLFLLMRAIRGHYDRVRSELVPREDEKVTLPSRVHAIVLVSKIHKPTLRALAYARATRPAVLEAVTVNVDPDDVRALEREWERRDIPVQLRVLDSPFREITRPVVEYVRALRRDSPRDLVTVYIPEYVVGHWWEQLLHNQSALRLKSRLLFTPGVMVVSVPWQLLSSEGAADRDEGDAPGAVRRGEPEAPLAEAYVASEFAPEEGSPPPAPRGNVPRGRDR, from the coding sequence GTGTCACTAACCGACGCCGTCAAGCGGCTCGCGTTCGGTCGGGCGCTCCGCAGCGACAAGCTGCACGAGACCCTCCTGCCCAAGCGGATCGCCCTTCCGGTGTTCGCGTCGGATGCGCTGTCGTCCAACGCGTACGCCACCCAGGAGATCCTGCTCGTCCTGTCCCTGGGCGGGCTGTCGCTGTACGCCTTCGGTCCCTGGATCGCCGGACTGGTGATCCTGGTGTTCTTCACCGTCGTCGCCTCGTACCGGCAGAACGTGCGCGCCTACCCCAGCGGCGGCGGTGACTACGAGGTCGTCTCGGTCAACCTCGGGCCCAACTGGGGCGTCTTCGTGGCCAGCGCGCTGATGGTCGACTACGTGCTCACGGTCGCCGTGTCGATCTCGTCGGCGGTCGCCAACCTCGGCTCGGTGTTCCCCGTCATCAACGAGCACAACGTGTGGTGGGCGGTCCTGGTCATCCTGGTCATCACCTTGATGAACCTCCGCGGGGTGCGGGAGTCCGGCGTCGCGTTCGCCATCCCGACCTACGGGTTCATGCTCAGCATCTTCCTCATGGTCGGCTGGGCGCTGACCCGGATCGCGATGGGCCAGACCCTGCGGGCGGAGAGCGCCGACTGGGAGGTCATCCCCGAGGCGACCTTCGCCGGGGCGGCCCTGCTGTTCCTGCTGGCGCGCGCGTTCTCGTCCGGCACGACCGCGCTCACCGGGATCGAGGCCATCGCCAACGGCGTGCCGGCGTTCCGCAAGCCGAAGTCGAAGAACGCGGCGACGACGCTGCTGCTGCTGGGCCTGATCTCGATGACGATGTTCGCCTCGATCACCTGGCTGGCGCTCTACACGGGGGTCCGCGTCACCGAGTTCGACCGGGACCTGATCGGCCTGCCCGAGGGGCAGGCGCAGAAGACGGTCATCGTCCAGATCGCCGAGGCCGTGTTCGGCGACGTGACCGTCCTGGTCCTGCTGCTGTCGATCATGACCGCGCTCATCCTGGCCCTGGCGGCCAACACCGCGTTCAACGGCTTCCCGGTCCTCGGGTCGATCCTGGCCCGGGACGGCTACCTGCCGCGCCAGCTGCACACCCGCGGGGACCGGCTCGCCTTCAGCAACGGGATCCTCACCCTCTCGGGCCTGGCGATCCTGCTCGTCGTCGTCTACCAGGCCAGCGTCACCTCGCTGATCCAGCTCTACATCCTCGGCGTGTTCGTCTCGTTCACCCTGTCGCAGACCGGGATGGTCCGGCATTGGACGCGGCTGCTGCGGACCGAGAAGGACCCCAAGGAGCGGGGTCGCATGGTGCGGTCGCGGCTGATCAACGGGTTCGGCCTGGTGATGACCGCGAGCGTGCTGGTCATCGTGCTGGTGACGAAGTTCACCCGCGGCGCCTGGATCGTGGTCATCGCGATGCCGCTGCTGTTCCTGCTGATGCGGGCGATCCGCGGGCACTACGACCGGGTCCGCTCCGAGCTGGTCCCGCGGGAGGACGAGAAGGTCACCCTGCCGTCCCGCGTCCACGCGATCGTGCTGGTCTCGAAGATCCACAAGCCCACGCTGCGTGCGCTGGCGTACGCGCGGGCCACCCGCCCCGCCGTCCTCGAGGCCGTCACGGTCAATGTGGACCCGGACGACGTCCGCGCGCTGGAGCGGGAGTGGGAGCGGCGGGACATCCCGGTGCAGCTGAGGGTGCTGGACTCGCCGTTCCGGGAGATCACGCGGCCGGTGGTGGAGTACGTCCGCGCGCTGCGCCGGGACAGCCCGCGGGACCTGGTCACCGTCTACATCCCCGAGTACGTCGTGGGGCACTGGTGGGAGCAGCTGCTGCACAACCAGTCCGCGTTACGGCTGAAGAGCCGGCTGCTGTTCACCCCCGGCGTCATGGTGGTCTCGGTGCCCTGGCAGCTGCTGTCGTCGGAGGGCGCGGCGGACCGGGACGAGGGGGATGCGCCCGGCGCCGTGCGCCGGGGCGAGCCGGAGGCGCCGCTGGCCGAGGCGTACGTGGCGTCGGAGTTCGCGCCGGAGGAGGGCTCGCCCCCGCCGGCGCCGCGCGGGAACGTCCCGCGGGGCCGTGACCGCTGA
- a CDS encoding TrkA family potassium uptake protein, with the protein MHIVILGCGRVGSSLAQRLDDLGHSVAVIDQDAESFRKLGPEFTGATVKGIGFDRDTLTQAGIDRAHAFAAVSSGDNSNILAARVARETYGVENVVARIYDPRRAEVYQRLGIPTVATVAWTSDQMLRRLLPSGAQEEWRDPSGTVVLAEVHIDPSWIGQRVSRLEEEAGCRVAFLTRYGSGLLPGPDALLQDGDLVHVLYPPADRERVDGTLGTAPVERES; encoded by the coding sequence GTGCACATCGTCATCCTGGGCTGCGGCCGGGTGGGCTCCAGCCTCGCCCAACGCCTGGACGACCTCGGCCACTCCGTGGCCGTCATCGACCAGGACGCCGAGTCCTTCCGCAAGCTCGGGCCGGAGTTCACCGGCGCCACGGTCAAGGGGATCGGATTCGACCGGGACACCTTGACGCAGGCCGGGATCGACCGGGCACATGCGTTCGCCGCGGTGAGCAGCGGCGACAACTCCAACATCCTTGCGGCGCGCGTCGCTCGGGAGACGTACGGCGTCGAGAACGTGGTCGCCCGCATCTACGACCCGCGCCGGGCCGAGGTCTACCAGCGGCTGGGCATCCCCACCGTGGCGACGGTGGCGTGGACCAGCGACCAGATGCTGCGCCGACTGCTCCCCTCCGGGGCGCAGGAGGAGTGGCGCGATCCGAGCGGGACCGTGGTCCTCGCCGAGGTGCACATCGACCCGTCCTGGATCGGGCAGCGCGTCTCCCGGCTGGAGGAGGAGGCCGGCTGCCGGGTGGCGTTCCTCACCCGCTACGGGTCCGGCCTGCTGCCCGGACCCGACGCCCTGCTGCAGGACGGCGACCTGGTCCACGTTCTGTACCCGCCGGCCGACCGCGAGCGGGTGGACGGGACCCTGGGCACGGCACCGGTGGAGCGTGAGTCATGA
- a CDS encoding class I SAM-dependent RNA methyltransferase: MTAEPPQVGDVLDLQIGAVGHGGFCVARHDGRVVFVRHSLPGERVRAAVTEVGRRGRFLRADAVEVLSASPDRVDPPCPHSGPGGCGGCDWQHASLGAQRRLKADVVREQLVRLGGVDPAALSELVVEPVAGDSHGLGWRTRVRWAVDGAGRVGLRRHRSHDVVPVAHCPLVTAAVDATGVGARTWPGQRELVVVGSAAGDRLVVPDPPVPADASARADAVAGLPEDVAVAGVRGRGWVTERAAGRDWRVTGGGFWQVHPGAADALVTAVADSLEPRPGDHLVDLYSGVGLFAGALAPVLGPGGRVDAVEADDRAHADARRCLHDLATVRLHHAPVAAWLAHAAPRRCDLVVLDPPRSGAGDDVLRRLVRLRARRIAYVACDPAALGRDVATLRGLGWALAGLRALDLFPMTHHVECVATFEPE, from the coding sequence GTGACCGCTGAGCCCCCGCAGGTCGGCGACGTGCTGGACCTGCAGATAGGCGCGGTGGGGCACGGCGGCTTCTGCGTGGCCCGGCACGACGGCCGGGTGGTGTTCGTCCGGCATTCACTGCCGGGGGAGCGGGTCCGCGCCGCCGTCACCGAGGTCGGGCGGCGCGGCCGGTTCCTGCGGGCGGACGCCGTCGAGGTGCTGTCGGCGTCCCCGGACCGGGTCGACCCGCCCTGCCCGCACAGCGGGCCCGGTGGTTGCGGCGGCTGCGACTGGCAGCACGCATCGCTCGGGGCCCAGCGGCGACTGAAGGCGGACGTGGTGCGCGAGCAGCTGGTCCGCCTCGGCGGGGTCGACCCTGCCGCGCTGTCGGAGCTGGTGGTCGAGCCGGTGGCCGGGGACAGCCACGGGCTGGGCTGGCGGACCCGGGTGCGCTGGGCGGTCGACGGAGCGGGTCGGGTCGGCCTGCGCCGGCATCGCTCGCACGACGTGGTGCCGGTGGCGCACTGTCCGCTCGTCACCGCTGCGGTGGACGCGACCGGCGTCGGTGCCCGGACCTGGCCGGGCCAGCGGGAGCTCGTCGTCGTGGGCTCCGCGGCAGGGGACCGGCTGGTGGTCCCGGACCCACCCGTCCCGGCGGACGCGAGCGCCCGGGCGGACGCGGTGGCCGGGCTGCCCGAGGACGTCGCGGTGGCGGGGGTGCGCGGCCGGGGCTGGGTGACCGAGCGCGCCGCCGGGCGGGACTGGCGGGTCACCGGCGGCGGCTTCTGGCAGGTCCATCCCGGCGCCGCCGACGCGCTCGTGACCGCCGTCGCGGACTCACTGGAGCCACGGCCGGGGGATCACCTCGTCGACCTCTACAGCGGCGTGGGGCTGTTCGCCGGCGCGCTGGCGCCGGTCCTGGGTCCCGGCGGCCGCGTGGACGCGGTCGAGGCGGACGACCGTGCGCACGCGGATGCGCGGCGCTGCCTGCACGACCTGGCCACGGTGCGCCTGCACCACGCGCCGGTCGCCGCCTGGCTGGCGCACGCCGCCCCGCGCCGGTGCGACCTGGTCGTGCTGGACCCGCCGAGGTCCGGTGCCGGAGACGACGTGTTGCGGCGGCTGGTGCGGCTGAGGGCCCGCCGGATCGCTTACGTGGCCTGCGACCCGGCCGCGCTGGGACGGGACGTGGCGACGTTGCGCGGGCTGGGCTGGGCGCTCGCGGGCCTCCGAGCGCTGGACCTCTTCCCCATGACGCACCACGTGGAGTGCGTGGCGACGTTCGAGCCCGAGTGA
- a CDS encoding OB-fold nucleic acid binding domain-containing protein, with protein sequence MTDAQTAPRGRWSRLVGRWTTPQSEVEAQRLREDTHVAGAQEISACPRGEPATVYGTLRSVILRPRAGVPALEAELYDGSGTIRLIWLGRRRIGGIEPGRTLVATGRVTCHEDEPMMFNPRYELKPLRSE encoded by the coding sequence GTGACCGACGCGCAGACGGCCCCCCGGGGCCGGTGGAGCCGCCTCGTCGGCCGCTGGACCACACCGCAGAGCGAGGTCGAGGCCCAGCGGCTGCGCGAGGACACCCATGTCGCGGGTGCCCAGGAGATCTCGGCGTGCCCGCGCGGCGAGCCCGCGACCGTCTACGGGACGCTGCGGTCGGTGATCCTCCGGCCGCGCGCCGGGGTGCCGGCGCTGGAGGCTGAGCTGTACGACGGGTCCGGGACCATCCGGCTGATCTGGCTGGGGCGCCGCCGCATCGGCGGCATCGAGCCGGGCCGCACGCTGGTCGCCACCGGTCGGGTCACCTGCCACGAGGACGAGCCGATGATGTTCAACCCGCGCTACGAGCTGAAGCCGCTGAGGTCGGAGTGA
- a CDS encoding aconitate hydratase, which translates to MASVDSFSARSTLEVGDASYEVFRIDAVEGSARLPFTHKVLLENLLRTEDGANVTAEQIRALGAWDPQAVPSEEIQFTPARVIMQDFTGVPCVVDLATMREAVAELGGDPDRINPLAPAELVIDHSVIADFFGSRDAATRNVELEYQRNRERYQFLRWGQSAFDEFKVVPPGTGIVHQVNIEHLARVVMARNGQAYPDTVVGTDSHTTMVNGLSVLGWGVGGIEAEAAMLGQPVSMLIPRVVGFKLSGQLPEGATATDLVLTITEMLRRHGVVGKFVEFYGEGVAAVRLADRATIGNMSPEYGSTAAIFPIDDATLDYLRLTGRSDDQVALVEAYAKAQGLWHDAAHEPVYSEYLELDLASVVPSLAGPKRPQDRVPLTDSKAAFRGALADYVPAATDLPDEAVVESFPASDPPAVDRDDPAQIPSAAVLADGRPSRPVPVTLADGTSMVLDHGAVVIAAITSCTNTSNPYVMIGAALLAKKAVEHGLTRKPWVKTTLAPGSKVVSDYYDQAGLTPYLEKLGFDLVGYGCTTCIGNSGPLPAEISAAINEHDLTAVSVLSGNRNFEGRINPDVKMNYLASPPLVVAYAIAGSMDVDLYADPIGRDAEGTDVFLRDIWPTAAEVDAVVESAIDADMFSRRYADVFAGDERWQSLPTPSGGTFAWDPASTYVRKPPYFEGMQRDPSPVNDITGARVLAKLGDSVTTDHISPAGSIKADSPAGRYLADQGVAAKDFNSYGSRRGNHEVMIRGTFANIRLRNQLLDGVEGGFTVDFLDPAKPQTTIYDAAMGYQQRGIPLVILAGKEYGSGSSRDWAAKGTALLGVRAVIAESFERIHRSNLIGMGVLPLQFPDGQDADSLGLTGEEVVTIRGVEELNSGTTPRQVSVEAVREDGSVTEFTATVRIDTPGEADYYRHGGILQYVLRSLL; encoded by the coding sequence GTGGCCAGCGTGGACAGCTTCTCCGCCCGCAGCACCCTCGAGGTGGGGGACGCCTCGTACGAGGTCTTCCGGATCGACGCGGTGGAGGGTTCGGCCCGGCTCCCGTTCACCCACAAGGTGCTGCTGGAGAACCTGCTGCGGACCGAGGACGGCGCCAACGTCACCGCCGAGCAGATCCGCGCGCTGGGCGCCTGGGACCCGCAGGCCGTCCCCAGCGAGGAGATCCAGTTCACGCCCGCGCGGGTGATCATGCAGGACTTCACCGGCGTGCCGTGCGTCGTCGACCTGGCCACGATGCGCGAGGCCGTGGCCGAGCTCGGCGGCGACCCGGACCGGATCAACCCGCTGGCCCCGGCCGAGCTGGTCATCGACCACTCGGTCATCGCCGACTTCTTCGGCAGCCGCGACGCCGCCACCCGCAACGTGGAGCTGGAGTACCAGCGCAACCGCGAGCGCTACCAGTTCCTGCGCTGGGGCCAGAGCGCGTTCGACGAGTTCAAGGTCGTCCCGCCGGGCACCGGCATCGTCCACCAGGTCAACATCGAGCACCTCGCCCGCGTCGTGATGGCGCGCAACGGCCAGGCCTACCCCGACACCGTGGTCGGCACCGACTCGCACACGACGATGGTCAACGGGCTGTCCGTGCTCGGCTGGGGCGTCGGCGGCATCGAGGCCGAGGCGGCCATGCTGGGCCAGCCGGTATCGATGCTCATCCCGCGGGTCGTCGGGTTCAAGCTCAGCGGCCAGCTGCCCGAGGGCGCGACCGCGACCGACCTGGTGCTCACGATCACCGAGATGCTGCGCCGGCACGGCGTGGTGGGCAAGTTCGTCGAGTTCTACGGCGAGGGCGTCGCGGCGGTTCGGCTGGCCGACCGGGCCACGATCGGCAACATGAGCCCGGAGTACGGCTCGACGGCCGCGATCTTCCCGATCGACGACGCGACGCTGGACTACCTGCGGCTGACCGGCCGCAGCGACGACCAGGTCGCGCTGGTGGAGGCCTACGCGAAGGCGCAGGGCCTGTGGCACGACGCCGCGCACGAGCCGGTCTACTCCGAGTACCTCGAGCTCGACCTCGCCTCCGTCGTGCCCTCGCTCGCGGGGCCGAAGCGCCCGCAGGACCGGGTCCCGCTCACCGACAGCAAGGCCGCGTTCCGCGGCGCCCTCGCCGACTACGTCCCCGCGGCCACCGACCTGCCCGACGAGGCCGTCGTCGAGTCGTTCCCCGCGTCCGACCCGCCCGCGGTCGACCGCGACGACCCGGCCCAGATCCCGTCCGCGGCGGTGCTCGCGGACGGCCGGCCGAGCCGCCCGGTCCCCGTCACCCTGGCCGACGGCACGTCCATGGTGCTGGACCACGGCGCGGTCGTCATCGCGGCCATCACCTCCTGCACCAACACGTCCAACCCGTACGTGATGATCGGGGCCGCGCTGCTGGCCAAGAAGGCGGTCGAGCACGGACTGACCCGCAAGCCGTGGGTCAAGACCACGCTGGCGCCCGGCTCGAAGGTCGTGTCGGACTACTACGACCAGGCGGGCCTGACCCCGTACCTGGAGAAGCTCGGCTTCGACCTCGTCGGCTACGGCTGCACCACGTGCATCGGCAACTCCGGCCCGCTGCCCGCGGAGATCTCCGCGGCCATCAACGAGCACGACCTGACCGCGGTCTCGGTGCTGTCCGGCAACCGCAACTTCGAGGGCCGGATCAACCCCGACGTCAAGATGAACTACCTCGCCTCGCCGCCGCTGGTCGTCGCGTACGCCATCGCCGGCTCGATGGACGTCGACCTGTACGCCGACCCGATCGGCCGCGACGCCGAGGGGACCGACGTCTTCCTGCGCGACATCTGGCCCACGGCCGCGGAGGTGGACGCGGTCGTCGAGTCCGCCATCGACGCGGACATGTTCAGCCGCCGCTACGCAGACGTGTTCGCCGGCGACGAGCGCTGGCAGTCGCTGCCGACGCCGTCGGGCGGCACCTTCGCCTGGGACCCGGCGTCGACCTACGTGCGCAAGCCCCCGTACTTCGAGGGCATGCAGCGTGACCCCAGCCCGGTCAACGACATCACCGGCGCCCGCGTGCTGGCCAAGCTCGGCGACTCGGTGACCACCGACCACATCTCGCCGGCCGGGTCCATCAAGGCTGACAGCCCCGCCGGCCGCTACCTGGCCGACCAGGGGGTCGCGGCCAAGGACTTCAACTCCTACGGCTCCCGCCGCGGCAACCACGAGGTCATGATCCGCGGGACGTTCGCTAACATCCGGCTGCGCAACCAGCTGCTCGACGGCGTCGAGGGCGGGTTCACCGTCGACTTCCTCGACCCGGCGAAGCCGCAGACGACGATCTACGACGCGGCGATGGGCTACCAGCAGCGCGGCATCCCGCTGGTCATCCTGGCCGGCAAGGAGTACGGCTCCGGCTCGTCGCGCGACTGGGCCGCCAAGGGCACCGCGCTGCTCGGGGTCCGCGCCGTCATCGCCGAGTCGTTCGAGCGGATCCACCGGTCCAACCTGATCGGCATGGGCGTGCTGCCGCTGCAGTTCCCGGACGGGCAGGACGCCGACAGCCTCGGGCTGACCGGTGAGGAGGTCGTGACGATCCGCGGCGTCGAGGAGCTGAACTCCGGGACCACGCCTCGGCAGGTCTCGGTGGAGGCCGTGCGCGAGGACGGCTCGGTCACCGAGTTCACCGCCACGGTCCGGATCGACACGCCGGGGGAGGCCGACTACTACCGGCACGGCGGGATCCTGCAGTACGTGCTGCGCTCGCTGCTCTGA
- a CDS encoding DUF3159 domain-containing protein, with product MTPSEGSGAEETGHRGEPVVEHDGRVEELVEEVEAERALLAKAIGGWRGLFDSGLPAAVFVVVYLVDGNVLAPALWAAVGSGVVIAVWRIVRRESLQQVLAGFVGVAVSAFVAARTGRAEDYFLPGLLTNLAYGTAFLVSILVRWPLIGVVVGMLTGEGTSWRSDPDLRRAYTVASWVWVGVFFGRMVVQVPLYLAGAVGPLGVAKIVMGWPLFLAAAYVTYRLLRPALHAARDRAAAASPAGPASRAALAADDDQD from the coding sequence GTGACCCCGAGCGAAGGATCGGGCGCGGAGGAGACCGGCCACCGCGGCGAGCCCGTCGTCGAGCACGACGGGCGGGTCGAGGAGCTGGTCGAGGAGGTCGAGGCCGAGCGAGCGCTGCTGGCCAAGGCCATCGGCGGGTGGCGCGGCCTGTTCGACTCGGGCCTGCCGGCGGCGGTCTTCGTCGTCGTCTACCTGGTCGACGGCAACGTCCTGGCCCCCGCGCTGTGGGCCGCCGTCGGCTCCGGCGTGGTCATCGCGGTGTGGCGGATCGTGCGCCGGGAGAGCCTGCAGCAGGTCCTCGCCGGGTTCGTCGGCGTCGCGGTCTCCGCGTTCGTCGCCGCCCGGACCGGCCGCGCCGAGGACTACTTCCTGCCCGGCCTGCTCACCAACCTCGCGTACGGCACCGCGTTCCTGGTGTCGATCCTGGTGCGCTGGCCGCTGATCGGCGTCGTCGTGGGCATGCTGACCGGCGAGGGCACCTCCTGGCGCTCCGACCCGGACCTGCGGCGCGCCTACACCGTCGCCAGCTGGGTCTGGGTGGGCGTCTTCTTCGGCCGGATGGTGGTGCAGGTCCCGCTCTACCTGGCCGGTGCCGTCGGTCCGCTCGGGGTGGCCAAGATCGTCATGGGCTGGCCGCTGTTCCTTGCCGCGGCGTACGTCACGTACCGGCTGCTGCGTCCGGCCCTGCACGCGGCCCGCGATCGCGCCGCTGCCGCGTCGCCTGCCGGTCCGGCCTCGCGCGCCGCGCTGGCGGCCGACGACGACCAGGACTGA